The Cygnus atratus isolate AKBS03 ecotype Queensland, Australia chromosome 7, CAtr_DNAZoo_HiC_assembly, whole genome shotgun sequence genome includes a window with the following:
- the TSPAN14 gene encoding tetraspanin-14 isoform X1 yields the protein MHYYRYSNAEVSCWYKYLLFSYNIVFWLAGVAFLAAGLWAWSEKGVLSDLTKVTGLHGLDPVVLVLVVGIVMFTLGFAGCVGALRENICLLKFFCGTIVFIFLLELAVAVLAVLFQDWVRDRVKEFFENNIKSYRDDIDLQNLIDSLQKINHCCGAQGPDDWDFNIYFNCSSESKSREKCGVPFSCCIPDPAQKVVNTQCGYDVRKKSKSQWDDQIFIKGCILALEAWLPRNIYIVAGVFIAISLLQIFGIFLARTLISDIEAVKAACSYRPWPC from the exons ctAGCTGGTGTGGCGTTCCTTGCAGCTGGACTTTGGGCATGGAGTGAAAAG ggtGTGTTGTCTGATCTAACAAAAGTGACCGGTCTTCATGGTCTGGACCCAGTGGTGCTTGTCTTAGTGGTGGGAATAGTGATGTTTACTTTGGGATTTGCTGGTTGTGTAGGAGCACTGAGAGAAAACATCTGCCTTCTGAAGTTT ttttgtGGAACAATtgtgtttatatttctgttGGAGCTCGCAGTGGCAGTTCTGGCTGTCTTGTTCCAGGACTGGGTGAGGGACAGAGTCAAGGAGTTCTTTGAGAATAACATTAAGTCCTACCGAGATGATATTGACCTCCAGAACCTCATTGATTCGCTACAGAAAATA AACCACTGCTGTGGTGCCCAAGGTCCAGATGACTGGGACTTCAACATATACTTTAATTgcagcagtgaaagcaaaagTCGTGAGAAGTGTGgtgttcctttttcctgttgtatACCTGATCCTGCT CAAAAAGTTGTGAATACACAATGTGGCTATGATGTCAGAAAGAAG AGCAAGAGTCAATGGGATGATCAGATTTTCATAAAAGGCTGTATTCTTGCTCTGGAAGCTTGGTTGCCCCGAAATATCTACATTGTTGCAGGTGTCTTCATAGCTATCTCACTGCTGCAG attTTTGGGATTTTCCTAGCCAGGACATTGATTTCTGATATTGAAGCTGTAAAGGCAG CTTGTTCTTATCGGCCTTGGCCATGTTAA
- the TSPAN14 gene encoding tetraspanin-14 isoform X2, which produces MHYYRYSNAEVSCWYKYLLFSYNIVFWLAGVAFLAAGLWAWSEKGVLSDLTKVTGLHGLDPVVLVLVVGIVMFTLGFAGCVGALRENICLLKFFCGTIVFIFLLELAVAVLAVLFQDWVRDRVKEFFENNIKSYRDDIDLQNLIDSLQKINHCCGAQGPDDWDFNIYFNCSSESKSREKCGVPFSCCIPDPAQKVVNTQCGYDVRKKSKSQWDDQIFIKGCILALEAWLPRNIYIVAGVFIAISLLQIFGIFLARTLISDIEAVKAGNAF; this is translated from the exons ctAGCTGGTGTGGCGTTCCTTGCAGCTGGACTTTGGGCATGGAGTGAAAAG ggtGTGTTGTCTGATCTAACAAAAGTGACCGGTCTTCATGGTCTGGACCCAGTGGTGCTTGTCTTAGTGGTGGGAATAGTGATGTTTACTTTGGGATTTGCTGGTTGTGTAGGAGCACTGAGAGAAAACATCTGCCTTCTGAAGTTT ttttgtGGAACAATtgtgtttatatttctgttGGAGCTCGCAGTGGCAGTTCTGGCTGTCTTGTTCCAGGACTGGGTGAGGGACAGAGTCAAGGAGTTCTTTGAGAATAACATTAAGTCCTACCGAGATGATATTGACCTCCAGAACCTCATTGATTCGCTACAGAAAATA AACCACTGCTGTGGTGCCCAAGGTCCAGATGACTGGGACTTCAACATATACTTTAATTgcagcagtgaaagcaaaagTCGTGAGAAGTGTGgtgttcctttttcctgttgtatACCTGATCCTGCT CAAAAAGTTGTGAATACACAATGTGGCTATGATGTCAGAAAGAAG AGCAAGAGTCAATGGGATGATCAGATTTTCATAAAAGGCTGTATTCTTGCTCTGGAAGCTTGGTTGCCCCGAAATATCTACATTGTTGCAGGTGTCTTCATAGCTATCTCACTGCTGCAG attTTTGGGATTTTCCTAGCCAGGACATTGATTTCTGATATTGAAGCTGTAAAGGCAGGTAATGCCTTCTGA